Proteins from a genomic interval of Luteibacter pinisoli:
- a CDS encoding alpha-2-macroglobulin yields MDLLRFLAMLPVRLLRGLGWLLALVLRPLFGNVAWSAPAWVPATGKVARQHPLKFTGSIAGVLVLVAAGWFGWHWWENRPKAPEPNRITFEVSAPAVTDYDATPPTIQPLVIRFSGSAARIESLGKPVTDGIALEPRQPGQWKWTDDRTLVFTPSGDWPVGRKFDVRFDKAKAFAPQALLADDQATFNTQPFTARVVSGEFYQDPQDPTRRKTIIGLAFNYPVDAADLEKRIALDMREHDQKHGSDLKFSVTYDEHRLKAFIHSMPLQLPRDDGSVGMKLADGVRSSRGGDGTEKAVETTVRVPGLYSLKIDEMQATLVDNDRYEPEQVVTMQFASAVSDTDLGKHAHAWIVPKDPKIYGASQVSDADLRHWPAVKVDVVPTENDWSETQSFRFHAQPGDRLYVRVDKGMTSFGGYVMPKAYAEMLPVPEYPRLLRFMSDGALLSLSGDHRVSVVSRNMPGMRVEVGRVLPEQLQHLVSLSSGTYAKPELYGIGEENITERFVTRLPIADEGPGKAHYEGFDLGKYLASGKRGVFLLKLQGYDPAREKEMRENAMKAAREAAEREAGSDPDAEAAKAGERYDQGRGYVPYDWPTDQRLVVITDLGVIAKRSADGSQDLYVQSIRSGQPAAGASVSVIAKNGTTLVTQSTGADGHAHFAGLSGFNQEKEPAMFVVRQGDDLSFLPVSARDRQLDFSRFDVGGDVSPASAGRLSGYLFSDRGIYRPGDQFHIGLVVRASSWTRSVTGIPLVAQIVDPRGTTVRQQPVSMDQAGFAELDYTTAETSPTGNWTVNLFIAKDGKPYSQIGDTTVQVKEFQPDRMKVSAKLSTVVPEGWVKPAQLKAMVDVQNLFGTPAAGRRVEGSLTLRPAFPSFPSYKDYHFYDIRRAKDGFEEKLADQKTDDKGHAEFALDLSRYADATYQLYFLAKAYEAEGGRSVAAATQGMVSSNDWLVGYRAADNLDYVARDAVRKVNLVAIDPAAKRMELTGLKQAIVETRYVSVLTKQDSGVYKYESKARETSLSETALTIPAAGLDVTLPTDKPGNFALVVKNAEGKEVNRVAWSVAGDGNVSRSLERNSELQLALSKKDYAPGEAVDIAIRAPYAGSGLITIERDKVYAHAWFHADTTSSVQHITVPADFEGNGYINVQYVRDPSSDEIFMSPLSFGVVPFSVNMDARKEAVRVASPDLVKPGDDITFHVTSGTPARVVVFAVDEGILQVAHYKLGDPLQYFFRKRMLEVSTTQILDLIIPDFTKLTALAPGGDAEGAIGRQLNPFRRKQDKPVAYWSGIVDVDGSRDLTWKVPDYFNGKLRVMAVAVSPERIGTFEGATTVRGDFVLSPNVPTTLAPGDEADVSVGVANNLTGLGGKTLPVAVSLKVGPQLQVVGEATRTLQLGELREGAAIFRVRATDKLGSGHLAFSAGANGKSAKQGVDVSIRPASAMRTELAFGHVDAHGRSDVASLRDMFDAYARRDAAFSTVPVVLARGLAAYLVDFPHACTEQVISAAMPALILGKRPEFGDVKPAQHVDGSAPPADTVAALFDTLRARQNGQGGFGLWTATPDTHVFATDYAVHYLVEASDRGVAVPRDMLDAADKALRQIASDDSGDSLPEMRQRAYAVYLLTRQGVVTTNDLASVQRRLQEAYATTWKDDLAAAWLAASYRLLHQDRVAGELMAGPRKLLLRKAADEPYSYTEYYDSAIRDATVLYLMAKHFPEQAKDLPPSVVDTLVRPIGNGHYNTLSSGMIILALDAWAKDGGAVVDKLSIGSVAKDGTVTPVGSPQGVLLAAHYPAAAQRLRFVNDADSTAWYAVTQAGFDRVPSTQVRKDGLEITRSYTDTKGNAISKLSVGDEVDVHVRIRATKADGVDNIAITDLLPGGFEPVLETAAPPAPDDAAAAPAAEATSDTEDSEGAATDDAESEGEGEGSDDTTPAWHSPIGNPNSTWKPEYADVREDRVVVYGYASSDVQEFIYRIKATNAGSFVIPPAQVESLYDRATQATAPGGGKLTVESKP; encoded by the coding sequence ATGGATCTCCTGCGTTTCCTTGCGATGCTTCCCGTGCGCCTGCTGCGCGGCCTTGGCTGGCTGCTGGCCCTGGTGCTGCGGCCCCTGTTCGGCAACGTGGCGTGGTCCGCCCCGGCATGGGTACCGGCCACCGGCAAGGTGGCGCGGCAGCACCCGCTGAAGTTCACAGGCAGCATCGCCGGCGTGCTCGTGCTGGTGGCCGCCGGCTGGTTCGGCTGGCACTGGTGGGAGAACCGGCCGAAGGCGCCGGAGCCCAACCGGATCACGTTCGAGGTCAGCGCGCCCGCGGTCACCGACTACGACGCCACTCCGCCGACGATCCAGCCCCTGGTGATCCGCTTCTCCGGCTCGGCCGCGCGCATCGAGTCACTCGGCAAGCCGGTGACCGACGGCATCGCGCTGGAGCCCCGCCAGCCTGGCCAGTGGAAATGGACCGACGACCGCACCCTGGTATTCACGCCCTCCGGCGACTGGCCGGTCGGCCGCAAGTTCGACGTGCGCTTCGACAAGGCCAAGGCCTTCGCGCCGCAGGCCCTGCTGGCCGATGACCAGGCCACCTTCAACACGCAGCCGTTCACGGCACGCGTCGTCAGCGGTGAGTTCTACCAGGACCCGCAGGACCCCACCCGCCGCAAGACCATCATCGGGCTGGCCTTCAACTACCCGGTGGATGCCGCCGACCTGGAGAAGCGCATCGCCCTGGACATGCGCGAGCACGACCAGAAGCACGGCAGCGACCTCAAGTTCAGCGTTACCTACGACGAGCACCGCCTGAAGGCGTTCATCCATTCCATGCCCCTGCAGCTGCCGCGCGATGACGGCTCGGTCGGCATGAAGCTGGCCGACGGCGTGCGCAGCAGCCGCGGCGGCGACGGCACCGAAAAAGCGGTGGAGACCACCGTGCGCGTGCCGGGCCTGTACAGCCTGAAGATCGACGAGATGCAGGCCACGCTGGTCGACAACGACCGCTACGAGCCCGAGCAGGTCGTCACCATGCAGTTCGCCAGCGCGGTGAGCGACACCGACCTCGGCAAGCACGCGCATGCGTGGATCGTGCCGAAGGACCCGAAGATCTACGGCGCCAGCCAGGTCAGCGATGCCGACCTGCGCCACTGGCCCGCCGTGAAGGTGGACGTCGTGCCGACCGAGAACGACTGGTCGGAGACCCAGAGCTTCCGCTTCCACGCGCAGCCGGGCGACCGCCTGTACGTGCGCGTGGACAAGGGCATGACCTCGTTCGGCGGCTACGTGATGCCGAAGGCGTACGCCGAGATGCTGCCGGTGCCGGAATACCCGCGCCTGCTCCGCTTCATGTCCGATGGCGCGCTGCTCTCGCTGTCCGGCGACCACCGCGTGTCGGTGGTTTCACGCAACATGCCCGGCATGCGCGTGGAAGTGGGCCGCGTGTTGCCCGAGCAGCTGCAGCACCTCGTGTCGTTGAGTAGTGGCACGTATGCGAAGCCGGAGCTGTATGGCATCGGCGAAGAAAACATCACCGAGCGCTTCGTCACCAGGCTGCCGATTGCCGACGAAGGCCCGGGCAAGGCGCATTACGAAGGCTTCGACCTCGGCAAATACCTGGCCAGCGGCAAGCGCGGCGTGTTCCTGCTGAAGCTGCAGGGTTACGACCCCGCGCGCGAAAAGGAAATGCGCGAGAACGCGATGAAGGCGGCACGTGAAGCCGCCGAGCGCGAGGCCGGCAGTGATCCCGATGCCGAAGCGGCGAAGGCCGGTGAGCGCTACGACCAGGGGCGTGGCTATGTTCCTTACGACTGGCCGACCGACCAGCGCCTCGTGGTCATTACGGACCTGGGCGTGATCGCCAAGCGCTCCGCCGATGGCAGCCAGGACCTCTACGTGCAGTCCATCCGCAGCGGCCAGCCTGCCGCGGGCGCCTCGGTGTCGGTGATCGCCAAGAACGGTACCACCCTGGTCACCCAGTCCACGGGCGCGGACGGCCATGCGCATTTCGCGGGCCTCTCGGGCTTCAACCAGGAGAAGGAACCGGCGATGTTCGTGGTCCGCCAGGGCGACGATCTCTCCTTCCTGCCGGTGAGCGCGCGCGACCGCCAGCTGGATTTCTCACGCTTCGATGTTGGCGGTGATGTCAGTCCGGCCAGCGCCGGCCGCCTGTCCGGCTACCTGTTCTCCGATCGCGGCATCTACCGCCCGGGCGATCAGTTCCACATCGGCCTGGTGGTACGCGCCAGCAGCTGGACGCGCAGTGTCACCGGCATCCCGCTGGTGGCGCAGATCGTGGACCCGCGTGGCACCACCGTGCGCCAGCAGCCCGTCTCGATGGACCAGGCCGGCTTCGCCGAGCTCGACTACACCACGGCCGAGACCTCGCCCACCGGCAACTGGACGGTGAACCTGTTCATCGCCAAGGACGGCAAGCCGTACTCGCAGATCGGCGACACCACGGTGCAGGTCAAGGAATTCCAGCCGGATCGCATGAAGGTCTCGGCCAAGCTCTCCACCGTGGTCCCCGAAGGCTGGGTGAAGCCCGCCCAGCTCAAGGCCATGGTGGATGTGCAGAACCTGTTCGGCACGCCGGCGGCAGGCCGCCGCGTGGAGGGCTCGCTCACGCTGCGCCCCGCCTTCCCGTCGTTCCCGAGCTATAAGGATTACCACTTCTACGACATCCGCCGCGCCAAGGACGGATTCGAAGAGAAACTCGCCGACCAGAAGACCGACGACAAGGGCCACGCGGAGTTCGCGCTGGACCTGTCGCGCTACGCGGACGCCACCTACCAGCTCTATTTCCTCGCCAAGGCGTATGAGGCCGAAGGTGGGCGCAGTGTCGCCGCGGCCACCCAGGGCATGGTCTCCTCGAATGACTGGCTGGTCGGGTACCGCGCCGCGGACAACCTCGACTACGTCGCGCGCGATGCCGTGCGCAAGGTCAACCTGGTCGCCATCGACCCGGCCGCCAAGCGGATGGAGCTGACCGGCCTGAAGCAGGCCATCGTCGAGACGCGCTACGTCTCGGTACTGACCAAGCAGGATTCGGGTGTCTACAAGTACGAATCGAAGGCACGCGAAACCAGCCTCTCGGAAACCGCGCTGACCATCCCCGCCGCCGGCCTCGACGTGACGCTGCCGACGGACAAGCCCGGCAACTTCGCCCTCGTGGTGAAGAACGCCGAGGGCAAGGAAGTGAATCGGGTGGCCTGGTCCGTCGCCGGCGACGGCAACGTGTCGCGCTCGCTGGAACGCAACTCGGAGCTCCAGCTTGCCCTGTCGAAGAAGGATTACGCGCCGGGGGAAGCCGTGGATATCGCCATCCGCGCGCCCTACGCCGGCAGCGGCCTGATCACGATCGAACGCGACAAGGTGTACGCACACGCCTGGTTCCATGCCGACACCACCAGCTCGGTGCAGCACATCACCGTGCCCGCGGACTTCGAAGGCAACGGCTACATCAACGTGCAGTACGTGCGCGATCCGTCCTCGGACGAGATCTTCATGAGCCCGCTGTCGTTCGGCGTGGTGCCCTTCTCGGTGAACATGGATGCGCGCAAGGAAGCCGTTCGCGTGGCATCGCCGGACCTGGTGAAGCCGGGTGACGACATCACCTTCCATGTCACGTCCGGCACGCCGGCTCGCGTCGTCGTCTTCGCCGTGGACGAAGGCATCCTGCAGGTGGCGCACTACAAGCTCGGCGATCCGCTGCAGTACTTCTTCCGCAAGCGCATGCTGGAAGTGTCCACCACGCAGATCCTGGACCTGATTATCCCGGACTTCACGAAGCTGACGGCGCTTGCGCCCGGCGGCGACGCGGAAGGCGCGATCGGCCGCCAGCTCAATCCGTTCCGGCGCAAGCAGGACAAGCCGGTGGCGTACTGGTCGGGCATCGTCGACGTGGACGGATCCCGCGACCTCACCTGGAAGGTGCCGGATTACTTCAACGGCAAGCTGCGCGTGATGGCGGTGGCCGTCTCGCCGGAGCGTATCGGTACGTTCGAAGGGGCGACGACGGTGCGCGGTGACTTCGTGCTCTCGCCCAACGTGCCGACGACGCTGGCCCCCGGCGATGAAGCCGACGTCAGCGTGGGCGTGGCCAATAACCTCACCGGGCTGGGTGGCAAGACGCTCCCCGTCGCCGTGTCGCTCAAGGTCGGCCCGCAGCTGCAGGTGGTCGGTGAGGCGACGCGAACCCTCCAGCTCGGCGAATTGCGTGAAGGCGCGGCGATCTTCCGCGTCCGCGCCACGGACAAGCTCGGCTCGGGGCACCTCGCGTTCAGCGCGGGGGCGAACGGCAAGTCGGCGAAGCAGGGCGTGGATGTGTCGATCCGCCCGGCCTCCGCGATGCGCACCGAGCTGGCCTTCGGCCACGTGGATGCGCACGGGCGCAGCGATGTCGCCAGCCTGCGTGACATGTTCGATGCCTACGCCCGCCGGGATGCCGCGTTCTCCACCGTACCGGTGGTGCTGGCGCGCGGCCTCGCCGCCTATCTCGTCGACTTCCCGCACGCGTGCACCGAGCAGGTGATCAGTGCGGCGATGCCGGCGCTCATCCTCGGCAAGCGCCCGGAGTTCGGTGACGTGAAGCCGGCGCAGCACGTGGATGGCTCGGCACCGCCGGCCGACACCGTGGCCGCGCTGTTCGACACGCTGCGCGCGCGCCAGAACGGGCAGGGCGGCTTCGGGCTGTGGACGGCGACGCCGGACACGCACGTGTTCGCCACCGACTACGCGGTGCACTACCTGGTCGAAGCCAGCGACCGCGGCGTGGCCGTGCCGCGCGACATGCTCGACGCGGCGGACAAGGCCCTGCGCCAGATCGCGTCCGACGACAGTGGCGACAGCCTGCCGGAGATGCGCCAGCGCGCCTACGCGGTGTACCTGCTGACGCGCCAGGGCGTGGTCACCACCAACGACCTCGCCTCGGTGCAGCGCCGCCTGCAGGAAGCCTACGCCACCACGTGGAAGGACGACCTGGCCGCGGCGTGGCTCGCGGCGTCGTATCGCCTGCTGCACCAGGATCGCGTCGCCGGTGAGCTCATGGCCGGCCCGCGCAAGCTGCTGCTGCGCAAGGCGGCCGACGAGCCCTACAGCTACACGGAGTACTACGATTCGGCGATCCGCGATGCCACGGTGCTGTACCTCATGGCGAAGCACTTCCCCGAACAGGCGAAGGACCTGCCGCCGTCGGTGGTGGATACGCTGGTGCGTCCGATCGGTAACGGCCACTACAACACGCTGTCGTCCGGCATGATCATCCTCGCCCTGGATGCCTGGGCGAAGGACGGCGGTGCGGTCGTCGACAAGCTGTCGATCGGCTCGGTGGCGAAGGACGGTACGGTGACGCCGGTGGGTTCGCCGCAGGGCGTCCTTCTGGCCGCGCACTATCCGGCCGCCGCGCAGCGCCTGCGCTTCGTCAACGATGCCGACAGCACCGCGTGGTATGCCGTGACCCAGGCCGGCTTCGACCGGGTGCCGTCGACCCAGGTGCGCAAGGATGGCCTGGAAATCACGCGCAGTTACACCGACACCAAGGGCAATGCGATCAGCAAGCTCAGCGTTGGCGACGAAGTGGACGTGCATGTGCGCATCCGTGCGACCAAGGCGGATGGCGTCGACAACATCGCCATCACGGACCTGCTGCCCGGCGGCTTCGAGCCCGTGCTCGAAACCGCCGCGCCGCCGGCACCGGATGACGCCGCGGCCGCGCCGGCGGCGGAAGCCACGTCCGATACGGAAGACAGCGAAGGCGCCGCGACGGACGACGCGGAAAGCGAAGGCGAAGGCGAGGGCAGCGACGACACCACGCCCGCCTGGCATTCGCCGATCGGTAACCCGAACTCGACGTGGAAGCCTGAGTACGCCGATGTCCGCGAGGATCGCGTCGTGGTCTACGGCTACGCGTCAAGCGACGTACAGGAGTTCATCTACCGCATCAAGGCCACCAATGCCGGTTCGTTCGTGATCCCGCCGGCGCAGGTGGAGTCGCTGTACGACCGCGCCACGCAGGCGACGGCGCCGGGTGGCGGCAAGCTCACGGTGGAGTCGAAGCCCTGA
- the pbpC gene encoding penicillin-binding protein 1C: MRAWLPSSTAVYDDRGQLLRLTLASDERYRLWVPLGDISPALVEGVLLHEDRWFRWHPGVSAWGLLRGAWVTYVRHGNPQGGSTVTMQLARLLWHLDTRSPGGKLVQALRAVQLELQYSKHDILEAYLNAAPYGRNVEGVGAASLAYFGKPPARLSLPEALTLAVIPQEPARGLPGTINGTGVIARALKASRDRLFARWVARHPADASAAPLFDLPLRLRPLSRLPFEAPHFVEQVLAQRRMDGDDEMRVTTTLDLGLQHSLERQVRQYVEHAGNRGIRNAAALLIDTRDMGVKAMVGSADYFDASILGQVNGTQAKRSPGSTLKPFIYALGFDQGILHPETVLRDVPSAFGPYTPENFDGRFLGPVTATQALVRSRNIPAVQVAARLGSPNLYQFLRDAGISRLQTEQHYGLALVLGGGEVTMQELGGLYAMLANRGELRPLRTLATQPAVGGTRLLSEEASFMVMDMLRQNPRPDDDVAAQPSRLPVYWKTGTSWGFRDAWTAGAFGPYVLVVWIGNFDGAGNPAFVGVDAAAPLFFRIADALRAERPGMVEPVRRNPPNLRRIPICLASGDLPNAWCPQVGSTWFIPGKSPIKVSNVHRPVVVDNRSGKPACPPYDPETTHTEVYEYWPSDLARVFAQAGMPRRTPPPLPDCQGGGQPPGDPPRITSPLKGSTYQVRVSRFGTEKIALTATTDAGVRTLYWFVDDAYVGSVPGGQVLMWTPERTGRFLVRVVDDRGSSDARELGIGAVE; the protein is encoded by the coding sequence ATGCGCGCCTGGCTGCCGTCGTCCACCGCGGTCTACGACGACCGCGGCCAACTGCTGCGCCTGACTTTGGCCAGCGACGAGCGCTACCGGCTGTGGGTGCCGCTGGGCGACATCTCGCCCGCGCTCGTCGAGGGCGTGCTGCTGCACGAAGACCGCTGGTTCCGCTGGCACCCGGGCGTCTCGGCCTGGGGGCTGCTGCGCGGGGCGTGGGTCACTTACGTGCGGCATGGCAATCCGCAGGGCGGCTCGACGGTGACGATGCAGCTGGCGCGCCTGCTCTGGCACCTGGACACGCGTAGCCCGGGTGGCAAGCTCGTGCAGGCCCTGCGTGCCGTGCAGCTTGAGCTGCAGTATTCCAAGCACGACATCCTCGAGGCCTATCTCAACGCGGCGCCGTACGGCCGCAACGTGGAAGGTGTCGGTGCGGCCAGCCTCGCCTATTTCGGCAAGCCGCCGGCGCGCCTGAGCTTGCCGGAGGCCCTCACGCTGGCGGTGATTCCGCAGGAGCCGGCGCGTGGCCTGCCCGGCACGATCAACGGCACCGGCGTCATCGCCCGGGCGCTCAAGGCCTCGCGCGATCGCCTGTTCGCCCGCTGGGTCGCGCGCCATCCCGCGGATGCGTCAGCAGCACCCCTGTTCGACCTGCCGCTGCGCCTGCGTCCGCTGTCGCGACTGCCGTTCGAAGCGCCGCACTTCGTCGAGCAGGTGCTCGCGCAACGGCGCATGGACGGCGACGACGAGATGCGCGTGACCACCACGCTGGACCTCGGCCTGCAGCACAGCCTCGAACGCCAGGTGCGCCAGTACGTCGAGCACGCGGGTAACCGTGGCATTCGGAATGCCGCCGCCCTCCTCATCGACACGCGCGACATGGGCGTCAAGGCGATGGTCGGTTCGGCGGACTACTTCGATGCGTCGATCCTGGGCCAGGTCAATGGCACCCAGGCAAAGCGGTCGCCGGGCTCGACGCTGAAGCCTTTCATCTACGCGCTCGGCTTCGACCAGGGCATCCTGCATCCGGAGACCGTGCTGCGCGACGTGCCGTCGGCGTTTGGTCCGTATACGCCGGAAAACTTCGACGGCCGCTTCCTCGGCCCGGTCACCGCCACCCAGGCGCTGGTGCGCAGCCGCAACATCCCGGCCGTCCAGGTGGCCGCGCGGCTGGGCAGCCCCAACCTCTACCAGTTCCTGCGCGATGCCGGCATCTCGCGCCTGCAGACCGAGCAGCACTACGGCCTGGCCCTGGTGCTCGGCGGCGGCGAAGTCACCATGCAGGAACTCGGCGGCCTGTACGCCATGCTGGCCAATCGCGGTGAACTGCGCCCGTTGCGCACGCTGGCCACCCAGCCGGCCGTCGGCGGAACGCGCCTGCTCAGCGAAGAAGCCAGCTTCATGGTGATGGACATGCTGCGGCAGAATCCGCGCCCCGACGACGACGTCGCCGCCCAACCCTCGCGCCTGCCGGTGTACTGGAAGACCGGCACCTCCTGGGGCTTCCGCGACGCGTGGACGGCGGGCGCGTTCGGCCCGTACGTGCTGGTGGTGTGGATCGGCAACTTCGACGGCGCCGGCAATCCGGCCTTCGTCGGCGTGGATGCCGCCGCGCCGTTGTTCTTCCGTATCGCCGATGCCCTGCGCGCCGAGCGCCCGGGCATGGTCGAACCCGTGCGTCGCAATCCGCCGAACCTCCGCCGCATTCCCATCTGCCTGGCCAGCGGCGACCTGCCCAACGCGTGGTGTCCGCAGGTGGGCAGCACGTGGTTCATCCCCGGCAAGTCGCCGATCAAGGTGAGCAACGTGCATCGTCCCGTGGTGGTGGATAACCGCAGCGGCAAGCCGGCGTGCCCGCCGTACGATCCGGAGACGACGCATACCGAGGTGTACGAATACTGGCCCTCGGACCTGGCGCGCGTGTTCGCCCAGGCCGGCATGCCTCGCCGCACGCCGCCCCCGTTGCCTGACTGCCAGGGCGGCGGCCAGCCACCGGGCGATCCCCCGCGGATCACGTCGCCGCTCAAGGGCAGCACCTACCAGGTGCGCGTCTCGCGCTTCGGCACGGAAAAAATTGCCCTCACCGCCACCACCGACGCCGGCGTGCGCACCCTCTACTGGTTCGTCGACGATGCCTACGTCGGCAGCGTGCCGGGCGGCCAGGTACTGATGTGGACGCCCGAGCGCACGGGGCGTTTCCTTGTCCGCGTGGTGGATGATCGCGGCAGCTCGGATGCCCGCGAGCTGGGGATCGGCGCGGTCGAATGA
- a CDS encoding VOC family protein yields MPSTIIPCLRYRDAKAAIRFLCGAFGFSEHAVYTDDNDISIVVHAQLTYGDGMVMLGSVIPGTEFAEHIVQPDQIGGRETQCPCVTVADIKAHYEHAKAYGATIVEDYEEKEYGGAAYSARDPEGRLWYFGSYDPWATPA; encoded by the coding sequence ATGCCCAGCACGATCATCCCCTGCCTGCGGTACCGCGATGCCAAAGCGGCCATCCGCTTCCTCTGCGGTGCGTTTGGATTCAGCGAGCACGCCGTGTATACGGACGATAACGACATCAGCATCGTCGTCCATGCCCAGCTCACCTATGGCGACGGGATGGTGATGCTCGGCTCGGTGATCCCCGGCACGGAGTTCGCCGAACACATCGTGCAGCCAGACCAGATCGGCGGCCGCGAAACGCAGTGCCCCTGTGTCACCGTCGCGGACATCAAGGCGCACTACGAGCACGCGAAGGCGTACGGCGCCACGATCGTCGAGGATTACGAAGAGAAGGAGTACGGCGGTGCCGCCTACTCGGCGCGCGACCCGGAAGGTCGCCTGTGGTACTTCGGCAGCTACGACCCCTGGGCCACGCCGGCTTAA
- a CDS encoding GAF domain-containing protein — translation MSYQTDTSPTDDPTLTTRDAARLLGISVSTAQKWIESGALASWKTPGGHRRMRRSAVLALLEERTALAADPLQAMSPELRPDRSASYPMPQDEAARLRAVGRTGLLDTPADPAFDRITRLAGMIAGTSVALVSLLTSRRQWFKSHRGTDTTETPREWALCGHAILGSDIMMVEDAREDARFRDNPLVTGEEHIVFYAGCPLRSPDGHALGTLCVIDRAPRQLDETQKESLRALADIAEDEIRLYMVEHGRRWA, via the coding sequence TTGAGTTACCAGACCGACACCAGCCCGACCGACGATCCCACCCTCACGACACGCGATGCTGCGCGTCTGCTTGGCATTTCCGTAAGCACCGCCCAGAAGTGGATCGAAAGTGGCGCGCTCGCGTCATGGAAAACCCCCGGTGGCCATCGCCGCATGCGCCGCAGCGCCGTGCTGGCGCTGCTTGAGGAGCGCACGGCGCTGGCGGCAGACCCTCTCCAGGCCATGTCGCCCGAGCTGCGCCCGGACCGTTCGGCGTCCTATCCGATGCCGCAGGACGAAGCCGCGCGGTTGCGTGCGGTAGGCCGTACGGGCTTGCTGGATACCCCTGCGGATCCGGCCTTCGACCGGATCACCCGCCTGGCCGGGATGATCGCCGGGACGTCGGTGGCCCTGGTGAGCCTGCTGACCTCCCGTCGGCAGTGGTTCAAGTCGCACCGCGGCACCGACACCACGGAAACCCCGCGCGAGTGGGCCCTCTGCGGTCACGCGATCCTTGGCTCCGACATCATGATGGTGGAGGACGCCCGCGAGGACGCCCGCTTCCGCGATAACCCGCTGGTCACCGGCGAGGAGCACATCGTGTTCTATGCCGGCTGCCCGCTGCGCAGCCCCGATGGCCACGCGCTGGGCACCCTCTGCGTCATCGACCGGGCGCCGCGCCAGCTGGACGAAACGCAGAAGGAAAGCCTGCGCGCCCTGGCGGACATCGCCGAGGACGAAATCCGCCTGTACATGGTGGAGCACGGCCGCCGCTGGGCTTAA
- a CDS encoding sugar porter family MFS transporter — MDVAVEKQVEAAHPKAALVTTCILAALAGLMFGLDIGVISGAQQFIQKDFGATDRIIEWVVSSMTLGAAAGALAAGWMSAALGRKRSLMLGAVLFIAGSLFCAMAWNAPSLIAARVVLGLAIGVATFTAPLYLAEVAPERIRGAMISTYQLMITTGILLAFLSDTAFSSTGNWRWMLGVISVPGALFMVGLFFLPDSPRWLMLRGRRDDAQAVLAKLRGDVDVVKKELADIEEQLKTKQHGWSMFRENRNFRRSVGLGMLLQAMQQFTGMNVVMYYAPRIFKEMGYDTHAQMWFTAAVGLTNVLATLIAFGLVDRLGRKPILYAGFSMMAVGLGVVGTMMALGINGRAEQLFTVGMLLFFIVGFAMSAGPLIWTLCSEVQPLKGRDFGIAASTFTNWATNFVVGVTFLSLMAGIGNAQTFWLYAALNAVFIVFTFWLVPETKGVTLEQIERNLMKGNPLRKIGR, encoded by the coding sequence ATGGATGTAGCCGTCGAAAAACAGGTGGAAGCCGCCCACCCCAAGGCCGCGCTGGTCACCACGTGTATCCTCGCCGCCCTGGCCGGCCTCATGTTCGGCCTCGACATCGGCGTGATCTCGGGCGCCCAGCAGTTCATCCAGAAGGATTTCGGGGCCACGGACCGGATCATCGAATGGGTGGTGAGCAGCATGACCCTGGGCGCCGCCGCCGGTGCGCTCGCGGCTGGCTGGATGTCTGCCGCGCTGGGCCGCAAGCGCTCGCTGATGCTGGGCGCGGTGCTGTTCATCGCCGGCTCGCTGTTCTGCGCCATGGCCTGGAACGCGCCCAGCCTGATCGCCGCCCGCGTCGTGCTTGGGCTGGCGATCGGCGTGGCGACGTTCACCGCGCCGCTCTATCTCGCCGAGGTGGCGCCAGAGCGCATTCGCGGGGCCATGATCTCCACCTACCAGCTGATGATCACGACCGGCATCCTGCTCGCCTTCCTCTCCGACACCGCCTTCAGCAGCACCGGCAACTGGCGCTGGATGCTTGGCGTCATCTCGGTGCCGGGCGCGCTGTTCATGGTGGGCCTGTTCTTCCTGCCGGACAGCCCGCGCTGGCTGATGCTGCGTGGCCGTCGCGATGATGCCCAGGCCGTGCTGGCGAAGCTGCGCGGCGACGTCGACGTGGTGAAGAAAGAACTCGCCGACATCGAGGAGCAGCTGAAGACGAAGCAGCACGGCTGGAGCATGTTCCGCGAAAACCGTAACTTCCGCCGCTCGGTCGGGCTGGGCATGTTGCTGCAGGCCATGCAGCAGTTCACCGGCATGAACGTGGTGATGTACTACGCCCCGCGCATCTTCAAGGAGATGGGCTACGACACCCACGCGCAGATGTGGTTTACCGCCGCCGTGGGCCTGACCAACGTACTGGCCACCCTGATCGCGTTTGGCCTGGTGGACCGCCTGGGCCGCAAGCCGATCCTGTATGCCGGTTTCAGCATGATGGCAGTGGGCCTGGGCGTCGTCGGCACGATGATGGCGTTGGGGATCAACGGGCGTGCGGAGCAGCTGTTTACCGTCGGCATGCTGCTGTTCTTCATCGTCGGCTTCGCGATGTCGGCCGGCCCGCTGATCTGGACCCTGTGCTCGGAGGTGCAGCCGCTGAAGGGCCGCGACTTCGGCATCGCCGCCTCGACGTTCACCAACTGGGCCACCAACTTCGTCGTCGGCGTGACCTTCCTCAGCCTGATGGCCGGCATCGGCAACGCGCAGACGTTCTGGCTCTACGCGGCACTCAATGCGGTGTTCATCGTGTTTACGTTCTGGCTGGTGCCGGAGACGAAGGGCGTCACGCTGGAGCAGATCGAGCGCAACCTGATGAAGGGCAATCCCCTGCGCAAGATCGGCCGCTAA